Genomic segment of Paenibacillus sp. FSL R5-0912:
CCATAATCCGTCATATTCCGCATGAATACAGCCATCTCACCATACTTGGCCCCTGAATCTCTGGCCAGGCTCAGCATCTCGCGCAGCACGCCTTCAACCTCGGTCCGGCGGGAGGCCGCAGCCCGGATACTGACTGCCTCCTCCACTTGCCCGGCTGCTCCGTTCCAGCGCAGCCGGCGCTGGAATCCGCGCTCCAGATGGGCGAGAGCCGGACTGTCCTTGAACCTTGGAAGTACAGGCGGGGCCAGAAGCTGGTCCCAGACTGTAAGGCCCATCTCCTCAGCCATTCCCCGCAGCTTGATATACGTAACCGCAGCCGGGTGAAACAGCTCCAGCTCATGCGGTGCCTGGCCCGAAGGATAGATCCGGTCCAGCGTCAGGGCAATGTTGACCCCCGAGGCATATTGCATAAGCTCACGCAATACGATGAATTCCTGATTGGTAAACCCGTGGAACCCGTCTACCCATATCTCGGATCCCCGGATATAGCCGGAATCCTGAATATGCTCAGCCAGCTCAGCCAGCCTGTCCTCCTGATCCATGTAGAGCTGTGACATTTCCTGCTCCAGCTCACTGAAGACCAGGTGCAGATCTTCCAGCTTGCCGGCCAGAATCGGACTTCCTCCCAGGGCATCCCGCATTCTGCCGAGCTGTTCTTCGAGGTCACCTGCTCCAAGGCAGCAGCGCTTGAGCTCCGTGTGCAGGTCGCTGAGCCGTTCCACGAATCCTGGCCGGTCCGAGGAGGCGCCGAACAGCTTCAGTTCCTCCTTGCGCCGGTTGACGATCTTATAGATCAGCATCTTCTTGCCTTCCTCGCTGATCGGCAGACTCGCGCTGCCGCCGGTCTCCTGCTTCACCCGGTAGGCCAGCCGCGAGAAGCTGAGTGTCTGGGCGCGGATGCTGCCCTTCACGTTGCCCGCAGCCAACAGACCGCGCTCCGCACCGAATGATCCCTGTTCAGGGACAAGTATAATTATCGGCGCTCCAAGCGGCTCTGTCTTCAGCCGTGAGGATACCGTCTCCCATATTGTAGTTGTCTTGCCGCTGCCCGAGCGTCCGATCAAAAAGTTAACCGTCATATCAGCAGACTCCTTCCGTGGCGGAGAATTAGAATGCAGGCCGCCCTGCTGCTGCACACACAGAAGCGGATTGCCTGATGAATATCAGAATCTATGAATAATCTCGTCCCAATAGTATAGCATACCTCCACCGCGCGCTCCAGAACGTACGTTTGCCATTGTTTGCAAATACCTGCCGCTTTTTTTCAGGCCACGGCTACCTGGCAACAGCAAAGAAGACTCTCCCGAAGCCATGGATCGGCTGGTTGGGAGAGCCTGGATGAAGGATAAACCGGATCATTAAATGGAGAAAATCCAATAAAATCAGCAGAGTCACTCCTCCGCTGATTCCATAACCGGGCGTACAGCCCTTTAGCAGCCAGCAACTCAGCAGCACTTCGTACCGTCTTATTCGGCCATTCTTGCAGCACTCCGCGCGGTTCCTCTGCTTTGTTCATGATCCCCACCCCGGGAAGCGGACTGAAATTCCGTTATATGAGCAGATCAGGCGGATTCGCCGGGCAGACGGACTCAGATTCCGCTAAAGGACAAGTCAGAGCTCCTAATGGAATCCAGCAAGCAACATAACGGAATTCCAGTCCGCCTAGACCCCATTCTGAGGTTTTTTGGAGAAATAGAGGCCCCTCAGTCCGCTTCTCTCTGCTGACGGCTCCCTGCTACAGTACCAGCAACTTCTCTGTAAGAAAAAGAGAGCCTCAGTAGCTGAGACTCTCCCGGACAAGCCCTCCGGCTTGAACTAACATCATTATTTGCTGCGCACTTCGAAGATGGCAAACTTCAGATAATGCCCTTCGTCCACGCCGAGGATCTGCGGGTGATCCTTGCCTGCGGCCCGCCACTCGATCAGCCGGAGCACTTTGCCGGCATCCTTGGCCGCTTCCTGAATGGTCTCCAGGAACAGCTGCGGCTGCATATGGTACGAGCAGCTGGCCGTAACCAGATATCCGCCTTCGTTAACCAGCTTCATGCCGTGCAGATTGATATCCTTGTAGCCGCGGACGGCGCCTGCTACAGCACTTTTGGTTTTGGCAAAAGCGGGCGGATCAAGAATAACCACATCCCACGTGCGTCCGCCGCCTGCCGTCATCGGCTTCGCGGTATCCGCCTTGGCAGCCGGTTTAGCGCCGGGTTTGCTCTCTGCCGCCGGGCCTGTCGCCCGCTCGGAGCGTTCTTCCAGCCCCTTAACCTGATTGCGCAGGAACGCAAACGCATCATCCACTACAAATTCCACCCGGTCGCTGAATCCGTTGATCTCCACATTGGCTTTTGCACTTTCAATCGCATGCGCGGACACATCGAGGCAGGTTACCTTCTTGGCGCCGTATTTGCAGGCATGCAGGGTGAAGCTGCCGGTATGCGCGAAGCATTCCAGCACGGTTGCGCCGTCCCAGAATGGGAAGGTGACCGGCTTGCCGCTTTTATTGACCGGCAGCATCTGGAGCGTACCGTCCTGTGCCGCTACCTCCTGCAGCGTAATTCCGCTGCGCCCGCCCCAGCCCTTCATGAGCGGAGCGATGGAAGCTCGATTCTCCCGCTGATCGAAGAAATAACCTGTCTTCTGGCCTTCTTCAATATCGACAATGACCTTCAGTCCATTCTCGCTCACCGTGATGTGGCGCGGGCATTCCCCGTAGAGTACGCCTGTGGTCTGTTCAAGGCCTTCCAGTTCGCGGACGCTGACATCACTGCGCTCATAAATGCCGCGCGGAGCCATTACCTGCACCAGCGCTTCCACGATCTCGGAGCGGTGCTGATCCATGGCCAGGGTCAGGAGCTGCACGACGAGAACCTCCCCGAAGCGGTCGATGATCAGCCCCGGCAGGAAATCCGCTTCCCCATACACCAGGCGGTAAGCATCCGCACCCGGCAGGAAACGCTCCCTGTGCTGCAGGGCGGTTGCGAACCGGCCGGCAAAAAATGCAGTATCCATCGCTGCAAGCTTACTCTGCGACAGAATTCTTACCCGGATCTGCGAGGCCGGATTGTAATAACCCGTGGCCAGATAACGGCCCTGGTGATTCAGCACATCCACAATTCCCCCTGCCAGCGGCTCTCCGTCTACCGAGGCCACTTCGCTGGCGTAGACCCACGGATGTCCCTGTTCCAGTCTTTTCTTACGGTTTCGTTCCAGAATTACCGATGCCAATGACTTCAACTCCCTGTTCTTGTTGCTGGATTTGTATACATGTCCTATGCAATGCCTTCATATATTGGTGTACAACCCCCGTCCAAAAAGGAGCCTGTCCTTATGATCCGTGACCTGCTGTTCCCTGTCATTTATGGCCTTGTCATATTTCTCGCCGGCATGAAGGTGATGGAAGCCTCCTTGTCGAGGCTCGCCGGCCCGCTGCTAACCCGGAGTCTGCATAAGGCAACCTCTACACCGGCAAAAGGCCTGATTGCCAGCAGCCTGCTGTCCGCACTGCTGCAGAGCAGCACGG
This window contains:
- a CDS encoding class I SAM-dependent rRNA methyltransferase → MASVILERNRKKRLEQGHPWVYASEVASVDGEPLAGGIVDVLNHQGRYLATGYYNPASQIRVRILSQSKLAAMDTAFFAGRFATALQHRERFLPGADAYRLVYGEADFLPGLIIDRFGEVLVVQLLTLAMDQHRSEIVEALVQVMAPRGIYERSDVSVRELEGLEQTTGVLYGECPRHITVSENGLKVIVDIEEGQKTGYFFDQRENRASIAPLMKGWGGRSGITLQEVAAQDGTLQMLPVNKSGKPVTFPFWDGATVLECFAHTGSFTLHACKYGAKKVTCLDVSAHAIESAKANVEINGFSDRVEFVVDDAFAFLRNQVKGLEERSERATGPAAESKPGAKPAAKADTAKPMTAGGGRTWDVVILDPPAFAKTKSAVAGAVRGYKDINLHGMKLVNEGGYLVTASCSYHMQPQLFLETIQEAAKDAGKVLRLIEWRAAGKDHPQILGVDEGHYLKFAIFEVRSK